A stretch of DNA from Phacochoerus africanus isolate WHEZ1 unplaced genomic scaffold, ROS_Pafr_v1 Scaffold_43, whole genome shotgun sequence:
GCTCCATCAAGATGGAATGTAAGAAATTCCTTGGGTTTCATTGTCCCGGGAGTATCCTTCCCTGCTCTGTGGTAGCTTGCTGGGTTCTAAGGAGGAAACAGGTTTTGCAGCTGGCACTGGACCCTCATCCCTTCTGATGCTCTGCAGGCTGCTGTGGTATCCGTGTCACCCATGCTGGGAACACTGTTAGTGTCCATATATTTGTGTGATAATTCTATGCTCTCAGTATGCACTACTATCATATGTagtatattttatagtttatatttatatgcatgtgtACCAAATGTGCACatgtattatataaatacatataagtgAGAAGACACAGTTTCCCAATTCCTGCTTTGCAGTGTTTTACTGTCAGTTACGGAGGAGGGTAGGAGAATTcattatgtatgtttatatttgcATGCAAACAAGAAAATAGCCACTACCTGTGTAGACATCACTCAATGGATGATACTCTGCTAAGAGTTCTTAAATGTTCTGCACTGTCTACCACCTACCACTCTAGGAATAGTCTCACTTACTTTTTatatgagggaactgaggctcagagaagttaggtgaTTCCCAAGATCACCCATGATTCCTGGTAGAATCTTGATTCAGTGCAGAATCCtatatcacttaaaaataattgttgaagTTTCTTCTTATGCAATTCTCCatccctttgttttttctttttcttttcctgcttggcctcacctatggcatatggacaaTCCTGgatgaggggtcaaattggatctgcagctgctgcccatgccacagccacaacaccataTCCAATCTGCCCctgtgacatatgctgcagcttgtgacaatgctggatcttaacccagttggcgaagccagggatcaaagccggaTCCTCACAGAAACCAACaccaggtccttcacctgctgaaccacaacaggaagtcccattcctttgtttttagttctttctGAAAGTTGTTCTTCCCTGGTTGACTCCTCACTGCACTGACTACTCCATCTCTGTGCCCTTTTCAggctctccttctctgtctcaggCTTAAAAGGTCAAGGTCCTCATAAGCTTCAAGTCATCTTCTCATTCTACACTGTACTCATAAGGAAGAACATTCCTTACCATGTCCTGATTTCCATATATTCAACTATTGCAAATTAATATCTCCAGGATGTATATTGTGGCAGATTCTAGATCCACACATGCATCTACTGATGGGAAGTCTGTCTTTAGATGTTGCTTGAGCACTTTCTAGATCACATCTGCTTTGTTCCTGTCTTGATATCCCCCCATGGAGATTCTGGCGAGAGAATCCCTGTGCCTCTCTCTCTTATTGTAACAAGAAACCTAACTGAAATAATATAGCATCATTATTGCTTTTATATCTCTTTATCTTTCCAACTGAAAGCTCCAAAGAAGAGGTTTGGCATTTGCTTTATTCACCTCCGTGTTCTCAGAACTATCACATATCTGATGTAGGAAAATGAAGTTTTGAGATATAACcaacagaaagaaatgaatgatgaGTACAAATCATCATCCAGTTTTTTAGTATGGGTTGCtacttttagctatttcttttgtttaagagAAAACTCAGGATATCCTCTGGGGAAGAATTtcataaattaaatggaaaataatttgataaaagaTAAAGGTAagcatattttgttagatttcagCTAATTATAAATATGAACATGATGTTgtatgaacaaaaaaaattttaaataccataTGTAGTATGGCTGAGATGAGTAAATAGATGGGTACTTTAGAGGCCTTTGCACAATAATCACTGTTATTTGAAACTCCTGCTCTAATAATTCCTAACGCTCTACTTTGTCTGAGTCTAGTTCTGAtccttgctctgtctcttcaaacagtttttttccttttagtatggTAAGTTTCTATTGAGAGTTGATCATGGTGTATCGGGTAAAAGGAACCGAGGTAAATTGTCCTTTAGGGTAAGGATTTCCATTTATCTTGTTAGGAGTTTGATTGTGTTTACCTCTGGTCCAGGGCTCTGTTTCTGCCCTCTTTATTCTGCATGTCAGCCAAGCTGCCTCATCCTTCTGGATTGGTCTTCTTCAAAAATGACTTTATTAGACCTATTTGACAATTAACCACCAAAGGAGAAAGGTCTGTATCTTGTATACCATTGTATTATGAGCACAGGGTTCATTATCATTACTCAAAATAATGAATAACAAAGAGTATTCTTAGATTTTCCATCACACGTTATACCGCAAGCTTCTATTAACCTGCCATCAGAACCTTATAttgaggaggtcccattgtggcccagcagtaataaacccaccTATTAgcaatgaggatgtgggcttgatccctggccttgctcagtgggctgaggatccggcattactgtgagctgcaggctaacttgcaaatgtggctcagatgtggccttgctgtggttgtggagtaggccagcagctctagttcCAATTGGACCTGGAAACAtacatatgccctgggtgcgggcctcaacaaaaaaaaaaaaaaaaaagaactttatatTGAAGTAATAAATAAGCATCATTTGATCATTCATCatattcctatggagcctcttgATTCATGATTCTCCACGTCACAATCAAGGTGCAGGGCAGGGAAGATGTAAGGCACATGATGCTAGAAAACAGTAGCCTTCTTTTCGCCACTGATTCCAGAGTCTTAACTTTATATATGTTCCCTTTTAGTAGTATTTTTTCTGGCAAGGGCTGTCTTGCAGCTTCtgaattatttctgtttcatcttgaaaCAGAAACCAAAATAGAGAGGTAAAGGGGAAACATAAAACTGTCCATACCATTAGTTTCCGTAATTTTCACTATgtcatagttttctttcttccctcaacTTTCTTAGAAAGCTCTCATTGCCTTTGGATGCACTCAAGTCAAAGGAAAGCAAATGCAAATATGACCATGAGGCGAGTGAAAGTAATAAAATGACTCCCCAGGTGAAGAAAACAGGGAGAGTTCTCATCTGTCATCATCCTTCCAGCTTCTCCAGGATGGTTTTCTGCTGATGAATCCCACCCAGTCATCTCTCACTTAGGTGACCAGTGCCATCTAATTTCTCAAGGAGGTGCAGTTTCCATCTCCAGTTTAAATGAACATATTACATCTTCTAAGCAGTGTCAGTCTTTTACACACAGTCTTCTCACCCTTCTCTCTTGTCCTATTAATCTATGGCCTTTCCATCTCATTTTCCCTTGCAGCTCTTCGCTCCCTCTTAAGGTTAAGGTCATTGACTCAACTTGATTCCTTTTCTCATTCTATGCCCTCTTCTGATTGGATCACTTCTGTTCCCATGCTTTACAGTCCAGGAATTGCTTGGAAATCACCAGCTCCAGTACCCAGTGGACATTGGCTGTTTGATGCCTACCCGTCAATGGTAGAGCATAACTTCTACTCTTGCTTTTGAATCCTCACATGGCTTCATTTACCTTCTGTTGAGAGCACTTCAtgttttctccattcttctcCTTACAGCATTAAACTTACCTGATATTAATTGCTGATATTAGTATTAGTTTTAAACATAATTGGCATTTAACTTTCACTTAACTGATTTTGTTTTCAAGTTACTTTCCCTACAAGaatcaaagaaacaagaaagcaaGATTGGATTTCTTAAGTTCGCTTCAGCCACATATAACCTTGTTTAGAGGAAGTTTATATTGTCTTCTAAATTTAATGTCATAATGATGGGGAGATGAATTACACCACACATTTTTCAGTTCAGGTTGCATGTTCGGcttggtgtttcttttttaagaataacAAATACAGGAAGTTTCCTATAGTGAAATTTTAGCgaatgaagaaaaatagtaaACAGACTAAATACAAAGATTTTTATAAGGTGCACATatcaaatggagaaaaaataatttaaatcttatagataaataaataaatattgaaacatATAAATGCATAGATCAGCAAATGTATCTGTAAAGAACCGGTGCCTATAGAATAGAACATGATGTTGCTAATAATCCTGAAAGCCTTTGACAAATTGAGTCACTTCGTGGCAGGACGACAGCAGAAATGAGGGGCTGTGACCTGGCAGCACAGGAGGAAGTGTGGGCTTGTTAGTCAGTGAGAAGCATTTCTGAGATGAACCAGGTGTCTGTCACTCCTTCTTCCTGAGTCTGTCTTGCAGGTttgtggaggaagagaaggctcTCATGACTTCTGCCCTGACGATCTCCCAGGCACAGGGGCTGTAGCTCTTCTCTTGCAGGTAGAGGGTGAGTCTGTGGAAGTATTTCCTCACAGCCAGGATGGAGTCCTCCTCCAGCAGGGGGGTcccttccagccccacctcctgcatGGCACAGGCTTCCAGGTCCCTGAGCTGCTGATCCAGTCCAGTGCAGAGCTGGTGCAGGAGGCTCTCATCCCAGGCAGCAGCCGAGCCCTCTGTGCTGAAGAGCTGGAAGGTCTGCTGGAGCATCTCATGCTTGAGCCTTCTGGACCTGGTTGCCCCCCAAGGCCTCTTGGGGGAATCCAAAGTCCCTTCTGTGGTCCaggcaggagaagggagagatTCTCCTCATTTGTGCTAGGAGCTCAGGGCCCTGGTGTGAGCCAGGCTGTGGGTCTGAGGCAGGTTGCAGCCCAGAGAGCAAATGGAATAGCAGCTGAGCAGCACCAGGACCATGAGGAAAGCTGATTTTGGGGACCTTGCAGATGCTGCTGTCCTGGCTGAGGTGGGTGACTCTGTGACCCTGCTCTCTAGGATGTCTGAAGACCTTCCCTCAGGCCTGTGTCTTAAATGGGagcaaattcttttccattttctgaatgtttctttctaagtctgtttctgctttttacaTGAACTCTCCAAATGTGTAGGGCAgcatttctcaatattttttcattatcacctgcctttctcctccccagactcctttaaaatattttttccttattgccCCCACATTAAATTTTGATAATCAGCTGTACTATGTATCTATTTAGGTAATCCATAAATATTTCTACTCTATACATAGACAAAGAAAGTGTAACACTTACTCCTTGTATTCAGTGCAGAGTTAACAATATCAAAAAGTTTTAAGCTACCaactaaatgtaaaagctattGAATTGAAATTTAAGTTCATAACTAAGGTGGCAGAATGACTTTTAATGTAATATACTTTTACTTATATAGTTAGAAATGGATCAAATTtcttatacaaataaaaaatttattttcatacttGATAATAATACCAATTTATGGACATAATTATTCAAAAAGGCTCAAAATCTTCGCAAAACCAATTGTTTTCTGAGCTTTGTTTAGGtatttacctttttgttttacttcataTCAGAATGGAGTTTTTAATTTCACTAGCTGCTAGGTATGCATATAGATTCTGGccacttttttcttctgtttagcACTACCGTCATTATTGATGTGTTGAACAACTTGttagaattaaataataaaatgttaccttatttaatttacaaattcaattttctatttgtatttaattCCTCTAGCCTGATTCACACTGAGGCTCAAACCTAAGCAATATCCATGAGACAGCCAATGGCAGCTCGTAGGTACATAAAAGACACCTCTCAGAATAGGACATTGAAATCAAGCACATGATGCAGAGAAACTCCTCCAGTGTAGCACTGATCATGTGTAAAGTTTGCCTATCTTCCATAAAGTCAATGTGAGTCTTTTCATGATATGcaagaaaaccaaagagaaaaatgaatcctAGTAAATAGTAAGGACTAAGATTTTGTTGGATAGGGTTGAGTTTGGAGTGTCACAAACCATGGTAATAGCCAAGATTTGTTCATAGCCCTAAAAACTCGATGTTTGCACCCGTGAGAGCAATATCATCTCCAATGAGAATGCACCTTTTAGGAATCATCATCAATTTACATCTTTCTCCCTATTTTTGCATTAAATTTCCAATTTTCCAAAGACCTTTACTTCTGATCTTTAAATACTAGCTATGTGATCATCTTGGCAAATCAGCTCTGTAGTAACTGGATTCTGTCTTATATTCTGTGGTATCCTTGGCACCAGGCCCAGTGTACTCACTCAACAAGTAATTTTCATTGAAGcagttttgctgatttttcttctACGGGAAGGCATTTATGAATGaccaaattattttccttcatcaCAGCCATATTTGCTGTGACAATGGCTAGTATTTCCACACTTCCCCTACTGGTATTAATAATAGCCACTACGTTTACTGCTCAAACCAGCAGGATTCTCTTTCCTTTAGGTGGCATGGGGCTCTGGGGATTCAATTTTCAGGAATAGCACCATTTTCTGCCTTTGCTCAGCACCATATTAAACTCAGAAGAATGGCCTTATGTCCACCTTGCCCTCAGTTTGTCACAACAGAAAATTACTAATCAGGTGTCAGAAAGAGACGCATATCTAGACTCAAACTCTCCCTGAttcacacagctcacagccaccagGAAATTTACCATATTATCCTTGGTGGGTCTTCAATGATGGGGCAGTTACCACCTTTATCAGGGAGCTACTTTGAAGactcctcacaaagacaatgagTGATCATTTGCCTCCCGTATTATCTTCATTCCCTTCCATTTCAGTTTGATTTCCAAAAATGGGCATGAAACAGCACATTCCTTCAGATGAAAAGCAAGAGTTTGGGTTCTAAGTCCTTTGTCTGCTCTTTTGACATGCCAAcctgctcttcttcttcttcttcttcttcttcttcttcttcttcttcttcttcttttttaatttactcaGCATGACTATGTCCTTGCTTTTACatgctaggctttttttttttaagtgtccttTATGCTCCAAAGTTTAGAGTCcccacaaaattcatatgttgaaacccaaACCCCCAAAGTGGTGGTATTAAGTGCTGGGTTTTTTGGAAGCTTATTAGAGCATGAAGATGGAGGCCTCGCAAGTGGaatcagtgcccttataaaagaggtcTGAAATAAACCTCTCACTCTTCTGCCCTGTGAGGTTAGAGGATACTTTGCAGTGTGAGACCTGAAGCAGGCTCTCAACCAGAACCCTACCATGCTGACACCCTCATCTTGGATTTCCAGACTCCAGCACTGCGAGCAACACATTTCTACTCTTTACAAACTACCCAGTCTTTGCTCTTCTGTTGAAAAAGCAGGTATAGACTAAGACCTGACCTGACCTGTTGTATCCTCAGAATACCTCCCAGGAGTCTGTGAAATAACCAACGGCACAGAAACCATCTGACACAACCCTCTTTCCTAGACATACAGGCCAGCCCCTTTCATTTCAGGAGCTCAATCAATATCCATGAAGGGAACAATCATGGTAATAATAGGAGGAATAATACCAACATACATTAGTAGAAATGATCTGAGAGGACAATAAGTCCAAGATACTTTAGAAATTCTTCCTCATTCTACAAGGGGAgctataatatgatatttgtgagggtttttttttttttttttgaagactattTGCAGGACTCTTTTCTTCAAGtttgaatattgaatattttcagtATTCAGAAGGTCAGGATGAGAATCAGGACTGGCCATAAATCAAAGACTCCCTCTCACTTTTAGTTCAATGATCCTCAAGTACCTGCAAGGAGCTGCCTGATCATACTTTTCTTGTCTCCCTCAGGTAAGAAGGAAACACCTTTTAATGTCTCCACACATGTGCATGTTTTCCTCAGCCTATGCCTTTGGGAATCAATGTGAATGCTTCTTGCAAAGAGTCAATGATGCTGTGAATTACCCTCCTCTCCCCTAAGCTGAAACTGTGGAATCAGACTTTGGTCCAgattgattttttgaaaaagtgtGTGCAAGCAAGAACATcggttaggttttttttttttttaaattccaaccTAGAATGTCATTAGTGCAAATAGTGTAAAAGTGAAAGTTGGTCTTAGTCACTGGACTTGTGTCCTCTTCACAAGTTTGTCACTAAATAATTTCCCAACTTCTTTGCACTTGGATTCCCATGAGCATCAATTCAGACCAGCTAATGTGAGTAGAAGTGATATTGCCCTGTACTGCTTGTCCCTTGGAAACATCCCATGTGATCCACCATACTTTTACCATTTACCACAGACTGGAATAGACTGAACTACTACAGACAAATTTGAGTCGTATGCTGAATATGCCAAAGCCACGCAACGGAGGGTACCTATGTCACTGAATCACTGTTTGGAAAAGAGCCAACTAGAAAAGTCATCTGATCAGTAATGCCAGCATTGTGCTCTGATgcaaaggaaagataaagataTGTGTTATGATCAGAATCCTGACAGTTTTCTGTTACCTGTTGAGGAAGGTAGCATTAAGTTAACTAACAAATGTCTTTAACAACAGACTATTCTAATAACctttccattaaaataaacatcACACATAGGAACAGCAAATGCCCCCATATGCTAATCAGatttaagattaaataaaatagttatctAGGGAAACAGATCATATTCGTCTCTTTAAATGTATGTTTGTTAATTCATGATTTTCGGGTCAAATAGTTGTCAGCATTTGTGGAAATATGAGTCGGGGTTGCTTGGAGGCTAAAACAAGCAATCGTATGACTCATTAGGGAGTGTCACAgtgtgacttttttctcttttgacatcTCTTTGAGGATTGTTACATGAGGGAGAAACACTCTCCAATTTTGACCCTGACAACCTCCCAGGCACAGAGGCTATATTCCTTTCCTTTCAGATAGCGATGGATGCCTTGGAAATATTTCCGGACAGCAGTTTCCCAGTAGGGACAAGCCAGATTGTCTTTGTCCATTTGCTTCCACAGTTGTTCCAGGCTGTGATCAAGCCTAGAGAGCAGTTGATCAAGGAGGGTGTTGTTCCACGCAGCTCGGCTCTCCTCTGTGTTGAAGAGGTTGCTGATCTGCTGGAGTATCAGATGGTGGTAACAGGTGCCTTGAGTCATCTGGATTGGGGTGTTATTGTCTCGTTTCCAGGGAAATTTGAAATCAGTTCTTTCCTTTAGACACAACTGAGAGGGGATCCTTTTCATCCaccacaaatatgtggagatttcCCTATTTTCTTGGCTAGGGGTCCCAGACAAGTTCTGGCCAAGAGAGCAAGCAGGAGTGGAGCAGAGCATCACTCCTGCCACTAGCAAGTAGATCTGGGCCATTGAGAATTTCAATGATTCTTCGGACGGCCACCAGGAGGCGAGCGGGCACCGCTCAACAGTTAGCACAAATGTTCCTTCCCTGAACTTCGGGCGGAGTGTTTCTTTAGGTGGCCGCAAGAGGACGCAGGAAGCCTTTTTATCGGGTTTTGGACAGGCAGACTTGCCAGGTGTGGTTTCAGCGTCCCTGGCAGCAGGAGAGAAGGAGCGTCCCCAAGTCGCTGAGCAATTTTGTGGTGATTTAATAGTGAGGAAAAAACTTCGTTTTCGTGGTGCTGAGTGCTGAGGAGGGAGCCTTGTCGCGGTCCTGCCAGCGACACTTTTCTCCGGTAGGGAGAATGGAAGCGTGCATTTTCTGGACTTGCCCCTGAGTTTGGTGTGTTATTTTCTCCTAGACACTTTAGCGAGGCCATTTTTAGGAAAGAATCCGTTTCCTGTGGGGGTCTGAGGTTCAGAATCGGAGTGAATTGTAGCCGATTTTACAGATTAGGACTCCTTTCTGGCGCGATGCAGGAGCAGCTCAGAGAAAGGGGGACGCGCGGCGATGGGGGCACTGGGGTGTTGGGGACGCCCTGGGGGTGAGTTGGAGCTGGGCCACCACCCCGGTCTAGGGCGGGGAAGCTGGTGTCCCTGGAAGTCTGTCACTTTCCTGTTGTCTTTAAGGATACAGCGTTAAAGTGCTGGTGAAAGTATTGAAGAACTGAAAAGGA
This window harbors:
- the LOC125119300 gene encoding interferon omega-2-like, whose protein sequence is MAQIYLLVAGVMLCSTPACSLGQNLSGTPSQENREISTYLWWMKRIPSQLCLKERTDFKFPWKRDNNTPIQMTQGTCYHHLILQQISNLFNTEESRAAWNNTLLDQLLSRLDHSLEQLWKQMDKDNLACPYWETAVRKYFQGIHRYLKGKEYSLCAWEVVRVKIGECFSLM